A window from Eubalaena glacialis isolate mEubGla1 chromosome 1, mEubGla1.1.hap2.+ XY, whole genome shotgun sequence encodes these proteins:
- the BAG3 gene encoding BAG family molecular chaperone regulator 3: MSAATHSPMVQMASGSGAGDRDPLPPGWEIKIDPQTGWPFFVDHNSRTTTWNDPRVPPEVPKETASSANGPSREGSRPLPTREGHAVYPRLRPGYIPIPVLHEGAQSRQPHPVFAYPQPGTQRFQTEVAPAAPQRPQSPLRGVAEAAQPDKQCGQAVAQPPAAHGPERSQSPAASDCSSSSSSASLPSSSGRSSLGSHQLPRGYISIPVIHEQNVTRPAAQPSFHQAQKTHYPAQQGEYQTHQPVYHKIQGDDWEPRTMWAASPFRSPVRSASSREGSPARSSTPVHSPPSLRVQTVVDRPQQPMTHREPSPIPQPENKPESKPGPAGPDLPPGHIPIQVIRKEVDSQPVSQKPPPPSEKVEVKVPSTPVPCPPSPAPSAIPSAPKNVAAEERAAPSPVPAEATTPKPGEAEVPPKHPGVLKIETILEKVQGLEQAVDNFEGKKTDKKYLMIEEYLTKELLALDSVDPEGRADVRQTRRDGVRKVQTILEKLEQKAIDVPGQVQVYELQPSSLETDQPLQEIMEMGAVTADKSKKSAGNGEDPSTETQQPEAKEAATPNPSSTTDTAANP, from the exons ATGAGCGCTGCCACCCACTCGCCCATGGTGCAGATGGCGTCCGGCAGCGGCGCCGGCGACCGCGACCCCCTGCCCCCTGGCTGGGAAATCAAGATCGACCCGCAGACCGGCTGGCCGTTCTTCGTGGACCACAATAGCCGCACCACGACGTGGAACGACCCGCGCGTACCCCCCGAGGTCCCCAAG gaAACCGCATCCTCCGCAAACGGGCCTTCGAGGGAGGGCTCCAGGCCGCTGCCCACCAGGGAAGGCCACGCCGTGTACCCCCGCCTCCGGCCAGGCTACATTCCCATCCCCGTCCTCCACGAAGGTGCCCAGAGCCGGCAGCCACATCCCGTCTTTGCCTACCCCCAGCCTGGGACGCAGCGCTTCCAAACCGAGGTAGCCCCGGCGGCCCCGCAGAGGCCTCAGTCACCTCTGCGGGGAGTGGCGGAAGCCGCCCAGCCAGATAAACAGTGTGGACAGGCGGTAGCCCAGCCCCCAGCCGCCCATGGACCTGAG CGGTCCCAGTCTCCGGCTGCCTCGGACTGCTCGTCCTCGTCCTCCTCGGCCAGCCTGCCCTCCTCCTCTGGCAGGAGCAGCCTGGGCAGTCACCAGCTCCCCCGGGGCTACATCTCCATCCCTGTGATACATGAGCAGAATGTCACCCGGCCGGCAGCCCAGCCCTCCTTCCACCAAGCCCAGAAGACCCACTACCCAGCTCAGCAGGGCGAATACCAGACCCAccagcctgtgtaccacaagatCCAGGGAGATGACTGGGAGCCCCGGACCATGTGGGCAGCATCCCCGTTCCGGTCACCCGTCCGGAGTGCGTCCAGCCGGGAGGGCTCTCCAGCCAGAAGCAGCACGCCGGTGCACTCCCCGCCGTCCCTCCGCGTGCAAACCGTGGTCGACAGGCCTCAG CAACCCATGACCCATCGAGAACCTTCGCCTATTCCCCAACCTGAAAACAAACCGGAAAGCAAGCCAGGCCCAGCTGGACCAGATCTCCCTCCTGGACACATCCCGATTCAAGTGATCCGCAAAGAAGTGGATTCTCAACCTGTTTCGCAGAAGCCCCCGCCTCCCTCTGAGAAAGTGGAAGTAAAGGTTCCCTCTACTCCCGTGCCTTGtcctcccagccccgccccttcTGCCATCCCCTCTGCCCCCAAGAACGTGGCTGCAGAAGAGagagcagcccccagccctgtcccTGCAGAAGCCACAACCCCAAAACCAGGAGAAGCTGAGGTACCCCCAAAACATCCAGGTGTGCTGAAAATAGAAACCATCTTGGAGAAGGTGCAAGGGCTGGAGCAGGCTGTGGACAACTTTGAAGGCAAGAAGACGGACAAAAAGTACCTGATGATAGAAGAGTATTTGACCAAAGAGCTACTGGCCCTGGATTCGGTAGACCCAGAAGGACGAGCTGATGTCCGCCAGACCAGGAGAGATGGCGTCAGGAAGGTTCAGACCATCCTGGAAAAACTTGAACAGAAAGCAATAGATGTCCCAGGTCAAGTCCAGGTTTATGAACTCCAGCCCAGCTCCCTTGAAACCGATCAGCCACTTCAGGAAATCATGGAGATGGGTGCCGTGACAGCAGACAAGAGCAAGAAAAGTGCTGGAAATGGAGAAGATCCCAGTACTGAAACCCAGCAGCCAGAAGCCAAAGAAGCAGCAACTCCAAACCCCAGCAGCACGACAGACACAGCTGCTAACCCATAG